In Drosophila innubila isolate TH190305 chromosome 2R unlocalized genomic scaffold, UK_Dinn_1.0 1_C_2R, whole genome shotgun sequence, the following are encoded in one genomic region:
- the LOC117783430 gene encoding phosphoenolpyruvate carboxykinase [GTP], whose amino-acid sequence MLLKGIQLLRSGLVVPPKSYNFRLVCRALSVQYGDTRTLTPAVKDYVDKCVGLCQPEQVHICDGSTAESKLLQSLMLKQGTIVPLPKYDNCWLARTNPADVARVESKTFICTDRREQTVPVTPNSTPGTLGNWISEADLKAAIAERFPGCMKGRTMYVIPFSMGPVGSPLSKIGIEITDSPYVVESMKIMTRAGSPVLQVLQQGDGQFVKCLHSVGTPASGVQAQPSWPCDPERTIILHKPAENEIVSYGSGYGGNSLLGKKCFALRIGSTIAKREGWLAEHMLILGITNPQGKKIYVAAAFPSACGKTNLAMMTPTLPGYKVECVGDDIAWMKFDSQGVLRAINPENGFFGVAPGTSRATNPIAMDTVFRNTVFTNVASTSDGGVYWEGMESSQLADVTVTDWLGKPWSKDSGKPAAHPNSRFCTPAAQCPIIDPAWEDSAGVPISAILFGGRRPAGVPLVYEARDWSHGVFIGAAMRSEATAAAEHKAKVIMHDPFAMRPFFGYNFGDYLGHWLSMEQRGQVPKIFHVNWFRKSSEGKFLWPGFGDNSRVLDWIFRRVQGENCYEESPIGRLPSKDALNVAGLEDSVDLKQLFDLPKDFWQQEVTEIEQYFEAQVGGHLPRAVATQLAELKARVATM is encoded by the exons ATGCTACTCAAAGGCATCCAATTGCTGCGAAGCGG GTTGGTTGTTCCGCCCAAGAGTTACAACTTTCGTCTGGTTTGTCGTGCCCTGTCCGTGCAATATGGCGATACGAGGACTCTGACACCCGCTGTCAAGGATTACGTGGACAAATGCGTGGGACTCTGCCAGCCGGAGCAGGTCCACATCTGTGATGGCAGCACGGCGGAGAGTAAACTACTGCAGAGTTTGATGCTGAAACAAGGAACCATTGTGCCGCTGCCCAAGTACGACAACTGCTGGTTGGCCAGGACCAATCCCGCTGATGTGGCCCGTGTGGAGTCCAAGACATTCATCTGCACGGACCGCAGGGAGCAAACCGTTCCAGTGACGCCGAACTCTACACCCGGCACCCTGGGAAACTGGATCTCTGAGGCTGACCTGAAGGCGGCCATCGCAGAACGTTTTCCGGGCTGCATGAAGGGACGCACCATGTATGTGATACCCTTCAGCATGGGTCCAGTGGGATCGCCACTCTCCAAGATCGGCATCGAAATCACCGACTCGCCGTATGTCGTCGAATCCATGAAGATAATGACGCGTGCCGGCTCTCCAGTGCTGCAAGTGCTTCAACAGGGGGATGGCCAGTTCGTCAAGTGCCTTCACTCAGTGGGTACACCTGCCAGCGGTGTCCAAGCGCAGCCATCCTGGCCCTGCGATCCCGAACGTACCATCATTCTGCATAAGCCCGCAGAGAATGAGATCGTCTCCTATGGCTCTGGCTATGGTGGCAACTCGCTGCTGGGCAAGAAGTGCTTCGCTCTGCGCATTGGCAGCACCATTGCCAAGCGGGAGGGCTGGCTGGCCGAGCACATGCTCATCCTGGGCATCACCAATCCGCAGGGTAAGAAAATCTACGTGGCCGCCGCCTTCCCCTCCGCCTGTGGCAAGACCAACCTGGCCATGATGACGCCCACTCTGCCGGGCTACAAGGTGGAGTGTGTGGGCGACGACATTGCCTGGATGAAGTTCGATTCCCAGGGTGTTCTGCGTGCCATCAATCCCGAGAATGGCTTCTTTGGTGTTGCTCCTGGCACTTCGCGTGCCACAAATCCCATTGCCATGGACACGGTCTTCCGCAATACGGTATTCACCAATGTGGCCTCCACCTCTGACGGGGGCGTCTATTGGGAAGGCATGGAGTCATCTCAACTGGCCGATGTCACCGTCACCGACTGGCTGGGCAAGCCCTGGTCCAAGGACTCGGGCAAACCGGCCGCTCATCCCAACTCCCGCTTCTGCACCCCTGCCGCCCAGTGTCCCATCATTGATCCCGCCTGGGAGGATAGCGCCGGCGTGCCCATCTCTGCCATACTCTTCGGCGGTCGTCGTCCCGCGGGTGTCCCTCTAGTCTACGAGGCACGCGACTGGTCCCATGGTGTCTTCATTGGCGCCGCGATGCGCAGTGAGGCGACTGCCGCGGCGGAGCACAAGGCCAAGGTGATCATGCACGATCCCTTTGCGATGCGTCCCTTCTTCGGCTACAACTTTGGTGACTACCTGGGCCACTGGCTGAGCATGGAGCAACGCGGTCAGGTGCCCAAGATCTTCCACGTCAACTGGTTCCGCAAGAGCTCTGAGGGCAAGTTCCTTTGGCCCGGCTTTGGGGATAACTCACGCGTTCTGGACTGGATCTTCCGCCGTGTGCAGGGCGAGAATTGTTACGAGGAGTCGCCAATTGGTCGCCTGCCCAGCAAGGACGCACTGAACGTGGCCGGGCTCGAAGATAGCGTGGATCTCAAGCAGCTCTTCGACCTGCCCAAGGACTTTTGGCAACAGGAGGTCACTGAGATTGAGCAGTACTTTGAGGCGCAGGTGGGTGGACATCTGCCCCGTGCTGTGGCGACACAACTGGCTGAGCTGAAGGCGCGTGTGGCAACCATGTGA
- the LOC117783363 gene encoding phosphoenolpyruvate carboxykinase [GTP], whose translation MPELIENKIISANGCGLPQLHKQRQDNCGLYSHIRGIPTSFGDVSSLTAGVRNFVEEAIALCQPDQVHICDGSEQENKMLIKTLLEEGTIVPLPKYDNCWLARTNPADVARVESKTFICTEEREETIPTPKDGVKGTLGNWISPMDMESAIQQRFPGCMKGRTMYVVPFSMGPVGSPLSKIGIEVTDSAYVVASMRIMTRMGAAVLQQLAKKEEFVRALHSVGTPANGQVEQPSWPCDPERTIILHKPAENLIVSYGSGYGGNSLLGKKCFALRIGSTIAKREGWLAEHMLILGITDPKGVKKYITAAFPSACGKTNLAMLNPSLADYKVECVGDDIAWMKFDSQGVLRAINPENGFFGVAPGTSMETNPIAMGTVFKNTIFTNVASTSDGGVFWEGMESSLAPNVQITDWLGKPWSKDSGKPAAHPNSRFCTPAAQCPIIDGAWEDPAGVPISAMLFGGRRPAGVPLIYEARDWSHGVFIGASMRSEATAAAEHKGKMIMHDPFAMRPFFGYNFGDYVAHWLSMEKRGKVPKIFHVNWFRKSDQGKFMWPGYGENSRVLEWILRRCNGEDCYEDSAIGRIPAAGELNLAGMKEQIDLKQLFSLPKDFWTQEVKDIRNYFESQVGADLPASIYSELEKLSERVADL comes from the exons ATGCCTGAGCtcattgaaaacaaaattat CTCCGCCAATGGCTGCGGTCTTCCCCAACTGCACAAGCAGCGCCAGGACAACTGTGGACTCTACAGTCACATCCGTGGCATTCCCACCTCCTTCGGCGATGTGAGCTCCTTGACAGCTGGAGTGCGCAACTTTGTGGAGGAGGCCATTGCCCTGTGCCAGCCTGACCAGGTGCACATCTGCGATGGCAGCGAGCAGGAGAACAAGATGCTCATCAAGACCCTGCTGGAGGAGGGCACCATTGTGCCGCTGCCCAAGTATGATAACTGCTGGTTGGCCAGAACCAATCCCGCTGATGTGGCCCGTGTGGAGTCCAAGACATTCATCTGCACGGAGGAGCGTGAGGAGACGATTCCCACGCCCAAGGATGGCGTCAAAGGTACCCTGGGCAACTGGATTTCGCCCATGGACATGGAGTCAGCCATTCAGCAACGCTTCCCCGGCTGCATGAAGGGACGCACCATGTATGTGGTGCCCTTCAGCATGGGTCCCGTTGGCTCACCGCTCTCCAAGATCGGCATTGAAGTCACTGATTCCGCCTACGTGGTCGCCTCCATGCGCATCATGACCCGCATGGGAGCCGCGGTGCTCCAGCAGCTGGCCAAGAAGGAGGAGTTTGTGCGTGCCCTGCACTCTGTGGGCACCCCGGCCAACGGCCAGGTGGAGCAGCCTTCCTGGCCCTGCGATCCCGAGCGTACCATCATTCTGCACAAGCCTGCCGAGAATCTGATCGTCTCCTATGGCTCCGGCTATGGTGGCAACTCGTTGCTGGGCAAGAAGTGCTTCGCTCTGCGCATTGGCAGCACCATTGCCAAGCGGGAGGGTTGGCTGGCCGAGCACATGCTCATCCTGGGCATCACCGATCCCAAGGGCGTCAAGAAGTACATCACGGCGGCCTTCCCTTCGGCCTGTGGCAAGACCAACTTGGCCATGTTGAACCCCTCGCTGGCCGACTACAAGGTGGAGTGTGTGGGCGACGACATCGCCTGGATGAAGTTCGATTCGCAGGGTGTTCTGCGTGCCATCAATCCCGAGAATGGATTCTTTGGCGTTGCTCCCGGTACCTCGATGGAGACCAATCCTATTGCCATGGGCACGGTCTTCAAGAACACCATTTTCACCAATGTGGCATCCACATCTGATGGTGGCGTCTTCTGGGAGGGCATGGAGAGCAGCTTGGCTCCCAATGTACAAATCACCGATTGGCTGGGCAAGCCCTGGTCCAAGGACTCGGGCAAACCTGCCGCTCATCCCAACTCCCGCTTCTGCACTCCTGCCGCCCAGTGTCCCATCATCGATGGCGCCTGGGAGGATCCCGCTGGTGTACCCATCTCTGCGATGCTCTTCGGTGGTCGCCGTCCCGCCGGTGTGCCCCTGATCTACGAGGCACGCGACTGGTCCCATGGCGTCTTCATTGGCGCCTCCATGCGCAGTGAGGCGACTGCCGCGGCGGAGCACAAGGGCAAGATGATCATGCACGATCCGTTTGCGATGCGTCCCTTCTTCGGCTACAACTTTGGTGACTATGTGGCACATTGGTTGAGCATGGAGAAGCGCGGCAAGGTGCCCAAGATCTTCCACGTCAACTGGTTCCGCAAGAGCGATCAGGGTAAATTCATGTGGCCCGGATACGGCGAGAACTCCCGTGTGCTCGAGTGGATTCTGCGTCGCTGCAATGGCGAAGATTGTTATGAGGACTCAGCGATTGGTCGCATTCCCGCAGCTGGAGAACTCAACTTGGCTGGCATGAAGGAGCAGATCGACTTGAAGCAGCTCTTCTCGCTGCCCAAGGACTTCTGGACACAGGAGGTGAAGGACATCCGCAACTATTTCGAGTCCCAAGTGGGAGCCGATCTGCCAGCCAGCATCTATTCCGAGCTGGAAAAGCTGAGCGAACGCGTTGCAGATTTGTAA